The following coding sequences are from one Musa acuminata AAA Group cultivar baxijiao chromosome BXJ1-6, Cavendish_Baxijiao_AAA, whole genome shotgun sequence window:
- the LOC135675755 gene encoding probable receptor-like serine/threonine-protein kinase At5g57670 isoform X2, whose amino-acid sequence MRELCKKSKSLRRLLSVTVGRRRSRDEEDTHENASPVCESKQVELMLDVSSPPLKPTWRCFSYNEIHKATNGFHQDNLVGRGGHAEVYRGVMEDGRAIAVKRMMIAATDEQREKDFLTELGTVGHVRHPNVSALLGCCIDRDLHLIFEFSSRGSVSSNLHDENSPPMAWKLRYDIAVGTARGLHYLHKGCQRRIIHRDIKASNVLLTTSFEPQISDFGLAKWLPSEWTHRAVAPIEGTFGCLAPEYFMHGIVDEKTDVFAFGVFLLEIISGRKPVDGSHRSLLSWARPFLDDGNMRVLVDPRLCEDYDMEQLRRLTFSASLCVRAAATLRPSMTEVVELLEGGEISQDRWTTPEEEAEEVEEEFWGFDDLINDDDGTTPSSLGSPMRSNVQNK is encoded by the exons ATGCGGGAGCTGTGTAAGAAAAGCAAAAGCCTCAGGCGCCTCCTCTCTGTCACCGTTGGAAGGAGGAGGAGCAGAGATGAAGAGGACACGCACGAGAACGCCTCCCCGGTGTGTGAGAGCAAACAGGTGGAGCTTATGCTCGATGTTAGCTCGCCGCCCCTGAAACCAACTTGGAGATGCTTCTCCTACAATGAGATCCACAAGGCGACCAATGGTTTTCACCAAG ATAACTTGGTGGGCAGAGGTGGGCACGCGGAGGTGTACAGGGGCGTGATGGAGGACGGGCGTGCGATTGCCGTGAAGAGGATGATGATAGCCGCCACGGACGagcagagggagaaggacttcttGACGGAGCTCGGCACCGTCGGCCATGTGCGGCACCCTAATGTGTCTGCTCTTCTCGGCTGCTGCATCGACCGCGACCTCCACTTGATCTTCGAGTTCTCCTCCCGTGGCTCCGTCTCGTCCAATCTCCACG ATGAGAACTCGCCACCAATGGCTTGGAAGCTGCGGTACGACATCGCGGTGGGCACTGCGCGCGGACTCCATTACCTGCACAAGGGGTGCCAGAGAAGGATCATCCACAGAGACATCAAGGCCTCCAACGTACTCCTCACGACCAGCTTTGAGCCTCAG ATTTCAGATTTCGGCCTTGCAAAATGGCTTCCGTCGGAGTGGACTCACCGTGCGGTTGCGCCGATCGAAGGGACATTTGG GTGCTTGGCGCCGGAATACTTCATGCATGGCATCGTGGACGAGAAGACGGACGTCTTCGCCTTCGGCGTCTTCCTGCTGGAGATCATATCCGGGAGAAAGCCAGTGGATGGCTCCCACAGGAGCTTGCTTAGCTGG GCAAGACCTTTTCTCGACGATGGCAACATGCGAGTGCTGGTCGATCCAAGATTATGTGAAGACTATGACATGGAGCAGCTGAGACGGCTCACCTTCTCAGCCTCTCTGTGTGTCAGAGCAGCAGCAACATTGCGCCCCTCCATGACCGAG GTCGTGGAATTATTGGAGGGTGGTGAGATTTCGCAAGATCGATGGACGACACCAgaggaggaggcagaggaggTGGAAGAAGAGTTTTGGGGCTTTGATGATCTCATCAACGACGACGACGGTACTACTCCCTCATCTTTAGGATCTCCAATGAGGAGTAACGTACAGAACAAGTAG
- the LOC135675755 gene encoding probable receptor-like serine/threonine-protein kinase At5g57670 isoform X1: protein MRELCKKSKSLRRLLSVTVGRRRSRDEEDTHENASPVCESKQVELMLDVSSPPLKPTWRCFSYNEIHKATNGFHQDNLVGRGGHAEVYRGVMEDGRAIAVKRMMIAATDEQREKDFLTELGTVGHVRHPNVSALLGCCIDRDLHLIFEFSSRGSVSSNLHDENSPPMAWKLRYDIAVGTARGLHYLHKGCQRRIIHRDIKASNVLLTTSFEPQISDFGLAKWLPSEWTHRAVAPIEGTFGCLAPEYFMHGIVDEKTDVFAFGVFLLEIISGRKPVDGSHRSLLSWVDARPFLDDGNMRVLVDPRLCEDYDMEQLRRLTFSASLCVRAAATLRPSMTEVVELLEGGEISQDRWTTPEEEAEEVEEEFWGFDDLINDDDGTTPSSLGSPMRSNVQNK, encoded by the exons ATGCGGGAGCTGTGTAAGAAAAGCAAAAGCCTCAGGCGCCTCCTCTCTGTCACCGTTGGAAGGAGGAGGAGCAGAGATGAAGAGGACACGCACGAGAACGCCTCCCCGGTGTGTGAGAGCAAACAGGTGGAGCTTATGCTCGATGTTAGCTCGCCGCCCCTGAAACCAACTTGGAGATGCTTCTCCTACAATGAGATCCACAAGGCGACCAATGGTTTTCACCAAG ATAACTTGGTGGGCAGAGGTGGGCACGCGGAGGTGTACAGGGGCGTGATGGAGGACGGGCGTGCGATTGCCGTGAAGAGGATGATGATAGCCGCCACGGACGagcagagggagaaggacttcttGACGGAGCTCGGCACCGTCGGCCATGTGCGGCACCCTAATGTGTCTGCTCTTCTCGGCTGCTGCATCGACCGCGACCTCCACTTGATCTTCGAGTTCTCCTCCCGTGGCTCCGTCTCGTCCAATCTCCACG ATGAGAACTCGCCACCAATGGCTTGGAAGCTGCGGTACGACATCGCGGTGGGCACTGCGCGCGGACTCCATTACCTGCACAAGGGGTGCCAGAGAAGGATCATCCACAGAGACATCAAGGCCTCCAACGTACTCCTCACGACCAGCTTTGAGCCTCAG ATTTCAGATTTCGGCCTTGCAAAATGGCTTCCGTCGGAGTGGACTCACCGTGCGGTTGCGCCGATCGAAGGGACATTTGG GTGCTTGGCGCCGGAATACTTCATGCATGGCATCGTGGACGAGAAGACGGACGTCTTCGCCTTCGGCGTCTTCCTGCTGGAGATCATATCCGGGAGAAAGCCAGTGGATGGCTCCCACAGGAGCTTGCTTAGCTGGGTAGAT GCAAGACCTTTTCTCGACGATGGCAACATGCGAGTGCTGGTCGATCCAAGATTATGTGAAGACTATGACATGGAGCAGCTGAGACGGCTCACCTTCTCAGCCTCTCTGTGTGTCAGAGCAGCAGCAACATTGCGCCCCTCCATGACCGAG GTCGTGGAATTATTGGAGGGTGGTGAGATTTCGCAAGATCGATGGACGACACCAgaggaggaggcagaggaggTGGAAGAAGAGTTTTGGGGCTTTGATGATCTCATCAACGACGACGACGGTACTACTCCCTCATCTTTAGGATCTCCAATGAGGAGTAACGTACAGAACAAGTAG
- the LOC135675758 gene encoding AAA-ATPase At5g57480-like: protein MKEFWTSMASLMGVFAFFQSILHAVFPPELRFAALKLFHRVFLCFSTYCYFDITEIDGVNTNELYHAVQLYLSRSASVAASRLSLSRGLNSSAFTFGLTSNDCLVDTFCGATATWEHVVTQRQSQTFSWRPLPEEKRSFTLRIKKKDKPLILPAYLDHIMETATDLRRRNQDRLLYTNSRGGSIESRVVPWESVPFKHPSTFDTLAMDSSRKELIMADLKDFAEGKAFYEKTGRAWKRGYLLYGPPGTGKSSMIAAMANYLGYDVYDLELTEVHTNSELRKLLMKTTPKSIIVIEDIDCSINLTNRSSKKLASPYDLRPTGGCGAEDVHAAAKTMTLSGLLNFTDGLWSCCGSERIFVFTTNHVEELDSALLRSGRMDMHILMSYCSFPALKILMKNYLGLEDGELGGDTQENCGLLRELEEVIDDAEITPADVSEILIKNRRREKLEAIAELLEALKARAEKRKKERGGSSATARKKSLDDEMEEEEEQEKRALESPKESGEEMDGCNGKEEKREED from the coding sequence ATGAAGGAGTTCTGGACGTCCATGGCCTCCCTCATGGGGGTCTTCGCCTTCTTCCAGAGCATCCTCCACGCCGTGTTTCCACCCGAGCTGCGGTTCGCGGCCTTGAAGCTCTTTCACCGTGTCTTCCTCTGCTTCTCCACCTACTGCTACTTCGACATCACGGAGATCGACGGCGTGAACACCAACGAGCTTTATCACGCGGTGCAGCTGTACCTCAGCCGCTCCGCCTCCGTCGCCGCCTCCCGACTCAGCCTCTCGCGGGGCCTCAACTCCTCCGCCTTCACCTTCGGCCTCACCAGCAACGACTGCCTCGTCGACACCTTCTGCGGCGCCACCGCCACCTGGGAGCACGTCGTCACCCAGCGCCAGTCGCAGACCTTCTCGTGGCGGCCGCTCCCGGAGGAGAAGCGCAGCTTTACCCTCCGGATCAAGAAGAAGGACAAGCCCCTCATCCTCCCGGCCTACCTCGACCACATTATGGAGACCGCCACCGATCTCCGCCGCCGGAACCAGGACAGGCTACTGTACACCAATTCGCGCGGCGGCTCCATCGAGTCCCGCGTCGTCCCGTGGGAATCCGTCCCCTTCAAGCACCCGAGCACCTTCGACACCCTCGCCATGGACTCCTCGAGGAAGGAGCTCATCATGGCCGACCTCAAGGACTTTGCGGAAGGGAAGGCGTTCTACGAGAAGACAGGCCGGGCCTGGAAGCGCGGATACTTGCTTTACGGCCCTCCCGGCACCGGCAAGTCGAGCATGATCGCCGCCATGGCGAATTACCTCGGGTACGACGTCTACGACCTCGAGCTCACCGAGGTGCACACCAACTCCGAGCTCCGGAAGCTCCTGATGAAGACCACTCCGAAGTCGATCATCGTCATCGAGGACATCGACTGCTCCATCAATCTGACGAACCGGAGCTCGAAGAAGCTGGCATCCCCGTATGACCTCAGGCCCACCGGCGGCTGCGGTGCGGAGGACGTCCATGCCGCCGCCAAGACGATGACTCTGTCGGGCCTGCTAAATTTCACGGACGGGCTGTGGTCGTGCTGCGGCAGCGAGCGGATCTTCGTGTTCACCACCAACCACGTCGAGGAGCTCGACTCGGCGCTCCTGCGGTCGGGGAGGATGGACATGCACATACTCATGAGCTACTGCTCCTTCCCCGCATTAAAGATTCTCATGAAGAACTACCTGGGATTGGAAGATGGCGAACTGGGTGGCGACACACAGGAGAACTGCGGGCTGCTGCGGGAATTGGAGGAGGTGATCGACGACGCCGAGATAACTCCGGCAGATGTCAGTGAGATTCTGATAAAGAACAGGAGGCGGGAGAAGCTCGAGGCAATAGCGGAGCTACTGGAAGCGCTCAAGGCCCGggcggagaagaggaagaaggagcgaGGGGGGTCGTCGGCCACCGCGAGGAAGAAAAGCTTAGATGATgagatggaggaagaggaagagcagGAGAAGAGGGCATTGGAGAGCCCCAAGGAGAGTGGCGAAGAGATGGATGGGTGCAAtggcaaggaggagaagagggaggaggattaA